In Ktedonobacteraceae bacterium, one genomic interval encodes:
- a CDS encoding ABC transporter ATP-binding protein yields the protein MEQDIAHEEQAEQPEPVLTVEKLTKSYALPNGKLTILRDVNLQVQRGEFVAITGPSGSGKTTLLALLGALDSPDSGEIWLDGIAVHKLQGPAASDFRRQKIGFVFQLFYLLPNLTALENVMAPLLPYRRKLDFDLRQRARELLESVGLADRTGHPPARLSGGEQQRVAIARALINRPTVLLADEPTGNLDPNTGLEVLEVLREQQRLGNQTLIMVTHDPQIAETANRRIHLEQLSHADS from the coding sequence ATGGAACAAGATATAGCACATGAGGAACAGGCAGAACAACCTGAACCGGTGCTGACGGTTGAAAAATTGACCAAATCCTATGCCTTGCCCAACGGCAAGCTCACGATATTGCGCGATGTGAATTTGCAGGTGCAGCGTGGCGAGTTCGTGGCTATTACCGGGCCGTCAGGTTCGGGCAAAACGACGCTGCTGGCACTGCTGGGTGCGCTGGATAGTCCTGACTCAGGGGAAATCTGGCTCGATGGTATTGCCGTCCACAAATTACAGGGGCCTGCCGCGTCCGATTTCCGGCGCCAGAAGATCGGCTTCGTCTTCCAGCTCTTTTATCTCTTGCCCAACCTGACCGCCCTGGAGAATGTGATGGCGCCCTTGCTGCCCTACCGGCGCAAACTGGACTTTGATCTGCGCCAGCGCGCCCGCGAATTGTTGGAGAGTGTGGGATTGGCCGACCGCACGGGCCATCCACCAGCCCGACTCTCGGGTGGTGAGCAACAGCGCGTTGCCATCGCCCGCGCCCTGATCAATCGTCCCACCGTGCTGCTGGCCGATGAACCAACCGGCAACCTGGACCCCAATACAGGCCTGGAAGTATTGGAGGTATTGCGAGAGCAGCAGCGGCTAGGCAACCAGACGTTGATTATGGTAACGCATGATCCACAGATCGCCGAAACTGCCAATCGTCGCATTCACCTGGAACAGTTGAGTCACGCGGATTCTTGA
- a CDS encoding ABC transporter permease codes for MWQHVFFSLSRRRSQSLLASSGFLLAACALILLSATTQTTALHANQIINQNWQPTYDLVVLPPTAHSPQGSSIPADTLEGYDGGISLQQYAQVQAIPGVEVAAPIAFIGYAQLPPPRLQFTSIPLPPGYYRIDWTLSAFNGQRQIVERQVSYIFDMASSCNVAGDPALPDLLQQHVLLGGCGPDIGSKPSAFQFPSIDTGTFLMAAIDPMAEDQLVHLDRNIVSGRMLQPQEGLKHVILPIAGAADEIPLLFHQNLATGQITLHATFSQVTARQLSPTQVLQAGGFSYLARLPGQQALFSQNVPIVENDPQRFSDAKLIWNGRSWQPIKYGNERVSGSGTAVTLLYTPSGLTYQQVTGPNGKPAYALVPSSTQSAKAALSALPFDPGYPGNPDDQQGPEVFFRSLQPLVNSHPQPGEPPVLGGLANPVGEFNADAINSQFSNQLNWLPETTYTSPPVVLRYDALGHPVTPTTLLPTTNPAGMLIQPPLTLTTLRAATQLTGNDHLISVIRVRVSGVTAPNDASWKRVERVAQLIEQRTGLWALVTLGSSPAPTLVYVPGLHPGQDGSTRTIAPLGWVEERWIALGVSLVYLGQIGQMQLVLLSALLVVCLGYLIVTLSSLLTTQRRDLAILSALGWRPWQPARLFLTQALLLAIGGGVGGMGIALLIIHLIGADPPWPIVALTLPVVLCLALLSSLAPLWRIWHMRPAELLRAGTTAEGRTDDATTRRSAALASLTAMALLNLKRMRARSLVTWISLFLSAALLVVMFDSLLAFQQSLQGTLLGGYILLQTAVPQLAGALFALVLTFLSVSDLLLLHLRERYREIGLLLATGWRIIHVQRLFVQEGLMLALLGTIPGTIAGAALLLSQHGIHSLGSLLLVGLGTILLMALIASLAAIPALRLITRVQLVEIMRAE; via the coding sequence ATGTGGCAGCACGTATTTTTTTCACTAAGTCGCAGGCGCAGCCAGAGCCTGCTGGCCAGCAGTGGATTCTTGCTGGCTGCTTGCGCCCTCATCCTGCTCAGCGCCACCACCCAGACCACGGCCCTGCATGCCAATCAGATCATTAACCAGAACTGGCAACCCACTTATGACCTGGTCGTATTACCCCCTACAGCCCACTCACCACAGGGATCCAGCATTCCTGCTGATACATTGGAAGGCTACGATGGCGGCATCAGTTTGCAACAATATGCCCAGGTTCAAGCCATTCCAGGCGTCGAGGTCGCGGCCCCCATTGCTTTCATCGGCTACGCGCAGCTTCCCCCGCCAAGACTCCAGTTCACATCCATTCCTCTGCCTCCTGGTTACTACCGCATTGATTGGACGCTGTCCGCCTTCAATGGGCAACGCCAGATCGTCGAACGGCAGGTCAGCTACATCTTTGATATGGCTTCTTCTTGTAACGTTGCGGGTGATCCTGCGCTGCCAGACCTGCTGCAACAACATGTGCTGCTGGGAGGATGCGGGCCAGATATTGGTAGTAAACCGAGTGCTTTCCAATTCCCATCCATTGATACGGGTACCTTTCTCATGGCCGCAATCGACCCGATGGCAGAGGATCAACTGGTGCATCTGGACCGCAACATTGTCAGTGGCCGCATGTTGCAACCACAAGAAGGACTTAAGCATGTCATTCTTCCTATTGCCGGTGCGGCAGACGAAATACCGCTGCTGTTTCATCAGAATCTGGCTACCGGGCAGATTACCTTACATGCAACCTTTAGCCAGGTGACCGCGCGCCAGCTTTCCCCTACACAGGTGCTGCAAGCGGGCGGATTTTCCTACCTTGCGCGGTTGCCCGGCCAACAAGCCCTCTTTAGCCAGAATGTTCCCATTGTGGAGAATGATCCACAACGCTTCTCTGATGCCAAACTCATCTGGAATGGCCGGTCCTGGCAGCCCATCAAGTATGGGAATGAGAGGGTAAGTGGCAGCGGCACCGCCGTAACGCTTCTTTATACGCCATCGGGGCTCACCTACCAGCAGGTCACCGGTCCCAATGGCAAACCGGCCTATGCACTGGTACCGAGCAGCACACAAAGTGCCAAAGCCGCTCTCAGCGCCTTGCCATTTGACCCAGGCTACCCGGGAAATCCTGATGATCAGCAGGGACCCGAGGTTTTTTTTCGTTCGCTCCAGCCCCTTGTGAATAGTCATCCCCAGCCCGGTGAACCGCCTGTATTGGGAGGACTGGCTAATCCAGTAGGCGAATTCAATGCTGATGCGATCAATTCCCAGTTCAGCAACCAGCTCAACTGGCTCCCAGAAACTACCTATACGTCCCCTCCAGTGGTGCTGCGCTATGACGCGCTGGGCCATCCTGTCACTCCTACCACACTGCTACCTACTACCAACCCGGCAGGCATGCTGATCCAGCCGCCGCTGACCCTTACGACTCTGCGCGCGGCTACCCAACTGACCGGCAACGATCACCTGATCAGTGTCATCCGGGTGCGCGTCTCCGGCGTAACGGCTCCCAATGATGCCAGTTGGAAGCGCGTCGAGCGAGTAGCGCAACTGATTGAGCAGCGTACCGGCTTGTGGGCGCTGGTCACGCTAGGATCGTCTCCAGCTCCCACCCTGGTCTATGTACCCGGTCTGCATCCAGGCCAGGATGGCTCCACGCGCACTATCGCTCCGCTCGGCTGGGTGGAGGAACGCTGGATTGCCCTGGGAGTCTCGCTCGTCTACCTGGGACAGATTGGCCAGATGCAGCTGGTGCTGCTGAGCGCCCTGCTGGTCGTCTGCCTGGGCTATCTCATCGTCACCCTGTCCTCGCTATTGACAACGCAGCGACGCGACCTGGCTATTCTCAGCGCGTTGGGCTGGCGTCCCTGGCAGCCCGCCCGGCTCTTTCTGACCCAGGCCTTGCTCCTGGCGATAGGTGGAGGGGTGGGGGGTATGGGCATAGCACTACTCATTATACATCTCATCGGCGCCGATCCACCCTGGCCAATTGTGGCCCTGACGCTACCAGTCGTGCTATGCCTGGCCCTGCTCAGCTCACTTGCTCCTCTCTGGCGCATCTGGCACATGCGGCCTGCTGAATTGCTACGGGCTGGCACGACTGCTGAAGGACGAACGGATGATGCTACAACACGGCGTTCGGCAGCTCTTGCCAGCCTGACAGCGATGGCATTGCTCAATCTGAAGCGCATGCGCGCTCGCTCGCTGGTAACATGGATCAGCCTTTTTCTTTCGGCAGCATTGCTTGTCGTGATGTTTGATAGCTTGCTGGCATTCCAGCAGTCATTACAGGGAACCTTGCTGGGCGGCTATATTTTGCTGCAAACGGCTGTCCCCCAACTGGCCGGCGCTCTGTTCGCGCTGGTGTTGACGTTTCTCAGCGTCTCTGACCTTTTGTTGCTGCACTTGCGTGAACGCTATCGCGAGATTGGCCTGTTGCTGGCGACCGGCTGGCGTATCATCCACGTACAGCGCCTGTTTGTACAGGAAGGACTGATGCTGGCGCTTCTAGGAACTATTCCTGGCACTATAGCAGGGGCGGCTCTGCTCCTATCGCAGCATGGTATACATAGTCTGGGCAGCTTGCTTCTGGTTGGCCTCGGCACGATCCTGTTGATGGCACTGATTGCGAGCCTGGCGGCTATTCCCGCGCTGCGGTTAATCACGCGCGTGCAATTGGTGGAAATCATGCGGGCGGAGTAG
- a CDS encoding redoxin domain-containing protein: MPGISQTFAHHGLPIGTMAPDFIASDLDGATRQLTDFHSRWRVLAFISPGCSACQHVIGTLNRFKEERPDIAVLIIGAPDCQLNQTYAAEHQAATPILTPQENLANEVYLVKSVPFAYILDETGVIRTKGVMNEREHLNQLLAEAHVPLLASRSTKIL; encoded by the coding sequence ATGCCTGGTATCTCTCAGACATTTGCCCATCATGGCCTTCCTATTGGCACAATGGCACCAGATTTTATCGCGAGTGATCTTGACGGAGCTACCAGGCAATTGACGGACTTCCACAGTAGATGGCGAGTCCTGGCATTTATATCTCCTGGGTGCAGTGCTTGCCAACATGTAATCGGCACCCTCAATAGGTTTAAGGAGGAGCGGCCAGACATAGCTGTACTTATCATTGGGGCGCCTGATTGCCAGCTAAATCAGACATATGCTGCCGAACACCAGGCTGCCACACCTATACTGACGCCTCAAGAAAATCTGGCAAACGAGGTCTATCTTGTGAAGAGTGTCCCATTTGCCTACATTCTTGATGAGACCGGTGTGATTCGTACCAAAGGGGTAATGAACGAGCGAGAACATCTCAACCAATTGTTAGCTGAAGCTCATGTTCCTTTACTCGCATCACGATCAACCAAAATTCTGTAG